Below is a genomic region from Methanofollis sp. UBA420.
ATGAGGGCAGCCATCTGGTTCTCACCCATCACGAAGAAGTTCCCGCCGGCAACGCCCTTGACAATGCCGAACTCCTCCTCGCCGACGTACTCGCCGTTCATGATCGGGATCGCCCAGCACTTCCTGCCGCCGACCTCCTTCTGGTACTCGTAACCATCGCCGAAGAAGTGGAGCTTCACCGCGATACGCTCCTCCGCCTCGGGCAGACCGTCGAAGACCGCGGTCGTCGCGGCGGTGAGGACGCACTCGGCAAGCCTCTCGACGACCTGCTCCTTCAGCTTCTTCTTGCCCGCACAGATCAGGATCGCATAGCCCGGCCTTCCGTCCGGAGTCTCCTCGGCCGGGACAAAGCCCTCGATGCCTGCCTCACAGGGGCAGCCAATAGCCGAAGTCGCAAAACCGGTCGCCTCGGCGGCGGCCTTGTATGCGTAGTCCTCGGTGACTGCAGTTATAATGACCCGGGAAACCCAGGTCGGAAACGCCTCTGCGTACGTATCGTCGATGGTCACACCATTTAACTCCATGTTTGCACCTCATATGCAGAGTCGCAGGACAATTTCCTGCCTTCTCTACTCTGTTACAGAATGCAACAGGGGAATAGAAGAAGATTTCTAATTCTTCCGCCCCCACCCGGCCACCAATGTCACGGGTCGACAGGAAGGAGCGCGCCTTCCAATGAAACACCACGCGCCGGTGATCTGGCGGCAGTGCGACAGGGAGACGTTTAATCAGGGTTACAAATTAACATATTAGCATTGCCCGATGCAGGATACGGATTTTTTCGGGTGCCTTCTTTCAGAAAGTTTATCTATATTATTTGACAACTCTTTCATAATCGATTTTAATCGAGATAGCTGGTGCGTGAAACCATGGCATTTGCAGTGCACGTAAACATGGAACGTTGTACCGGTTGTAACAATTGTGTGGTCGCGTGCCCCGTAGACGCACTGGAGCTCAACACCGTGGATCCTGTCACCACTGACAAGATCTACAAGGTGATGAACGGCAAGGCAACCGTCCTTGACGTTGATCACGAGCTCTGTGCCGGATGCGGCGTTTGCGTCGAGGCATGCCCATACAATGTGATACGACTGGTCGTAGGACCAATGCAGTCCGGGCCCGGTGCCCAGACACAGGCATAAGGAGTGAGGGTTATTCATGGCGATATTTCCAAAATTCTCCAAAAAGAGAGATGGTGTCAACATCATCAATGAACAGCGGCTCCTTCAGGCAGTCAACCACCTGATCCTTGACAGCCAGAGGTGCACAGGCTGCGGTATCTGTGCCGAGTCCTGCCCCGAGGACGCTATTACCGTCAGCATGGTTGGAGCGACCAAGAGAAAGAACGCAATCGACTACGCAAGCCCGGTGAACATTGACGAGGTCAAGTGCTCGTACTGTGGTGTCTGCGTCGTTATGTGCCCGTTCAACTCTCTGACACTGAAGATCAATGGCGAAGAGCGGCTTCCCATCATCGAGAAGGAGGGCTTCCCCGAGTACGACATGCTCGCCACGATCGACGACGAGAAGTGCGTGCGGTGCACAACCTGCGAGGATGTCTGCCCGCGTGACGCGATCGACCGCGACGTCCCGGCATTCGAGGGCACCGTCGAGGACGGCCGCGAACGCCAGACTGCACTGACCGCCAAGACCACGTTCGAGGTCGACACCGAGAAGTGCACGGTCTGCGGCATCTGCGGATCACTCTGCCCGGCCATCGACGTCAAGCGCAAGGACTTCACCGCCGAGACCGGCAAGGTCGAGGGCGACGTCCTCTGGGACGAGAAACTCTGCGACGGCTGCAAGGTCTGCGTCGACGCCTGCCCCGAAGAGGCAATCACCGTCAACCGTGAGGTTGAGGCGAAGAAGCTCCCCGGCAAGGTCAACATCATCGAGGACGACTGCTGCACCTGCCGCTGGTGCGCAACGAACTGTCCGACCGAGGCAATCACCGTCGAGAAGATCTTCACCGGCGATATCGAATTCCACGCCGAGAAGTGCCCCGGCGGCTGCTCGACCTGTGCCGAGATCTGCCCGGCTCATGCAATATATCTCCCGTCCCCGTCCCCTGCAGCCCAGATGAAGGGCCAGAAGGAGGCAAACATCGCCGTCAACAAGGATCTCTGTATCCTCTGCGGCGCATGTGTCAACGCCTGCCCCGGCGAGGACATCATCGTTCTGAAGAGAACAGGCATCCGGATGAAGGGCAAGGAAACCGACCTCTTCAACAGGATCAAGGCAAAGCTCTTCACCCCACGGACCTCCATGGTTAAAGAGGACGTAAAGCCAGGAGAAGTGGAGCTCAAGGCCCTTGAAAACGCGTGAGGTAGTGACATGGTAAAAGGATATTCTGACCCTGCAATGGAAGAGAAATTCCAGGACAGGTATTTCCACACAACGGACAGCAATCCTGAATTCCTCAAGGACGTGGAGAAGCTCTCCCGCTCGATCCCGCACATGTGCTTCCAGTGCGGCACCTGCACGGGCTCCTGCCCCTCGGCCCCTCGTTCGAGCTACCGGATCCGGAAGTTCGTCCGCCGCGCCGTTCTCGGACTTGAGAAAGAGTCGCTGACCGACCCCGACCTGTGGCTCTGCACCACCTGCTACAGCTGCACCGACCGCTGCCCGCGTGACATTGCCCCGACCGACGTCATCATGGCAATGCGGAACCTTGCATTCAAGTGGGACATCGTCCCGAGGAACTTCCTCAAGACGATCCAGCTCATCTACAACACCGGTCACGGTGTGCCGAACAACGACGTGAACCGGGCAGCCCGGGTCAAGTTAGGCCTTGAGGCCGAACCCGAAACCACCCACAAGTACCCCGAGTACCTGCCGGGTATCAGGAAGATCATGGACCACTACCACATGAAAGAGAATGCAGACAGGATCCTCTCAGAGGGTGAACACTGATGCAGCAGTATGCCTTTTTCCTGGGTTGTATCGCACCGAACCGTTATCCCGGTTGTGAGGCCGCCGCCATCAAGACGAGCAGGAACCTCGGCATCGAGCTCCTCCCCCTGAAGGGTGCGAGCTGCTGCCCGGCACCGGGCGCGTTCGGCGCTGTCGACCTGAACGTCTGGTATGCGATGGCAGCCAGGAACATCGTCCTGGCCGAGCAGATGAACAAGGACATCGCCCTCATCTGCAACGGCTGCTACAAGTCGATCTACGAGGTCAACGAACGCCTCAAGGAAGACGACGAGCTCCGCGACGGCGTCAACGAAGTCCTCTCCGAGATCGACATGGAATTCAAGGGCTCGATCGACGTGTACCACCTCGCCGAGCTCTACTATGACAGCAAGATCTGCGGACCCGACAAGATCCGCGAGTCCGTCGTCAGACCGCTCACCGGCACGAAGATCGCCGTCCACTACGGCTGCCACCTTCTCAAGCCCATCAAGGAGCGCCGCTTCGACGACGCCGAGAACCCGATGTGGATCGAGGCAATCGTCGAGGCACTCGGCGCCGAGGCAGTGCAGTACCGCAACAAGATGCAGTGTTGCGGTGCAGGCGGCGGTGTCCGTGGCTTCGACATTGCCCACTCGCTGGACATCACGAACGAGAAGCTGACCAATATCAACGAAGTCGGCGCGGACGCAATCACCGAAGTCTGCCCGTTCTGCCAGCTCCAGTTCGACCGCGGCCAGATCGAGATCGGCGAGAAGTTCGGCATCGAGTGGCACATCCCTGTGCTTCACTACAACGAACTGCTGGGCCTTGCCCAGGGAATGAGTCCGCAGGAACTGGCGCTTGACCTCCACGGCATCGACTGCAAGCCGTTCCTGGACAAGATTCTGTAAGGGAGGAAAATACATGGCAGAAGAGAATAAACAGCCAAGAATAGGCGTATTCGTGTGCCACTGCGGCACCAACATCGCCGGATCCATCGACGTGGCTGCCGT
It encodes:
- the fhcD gene encoding formylmethanofuran--tetrahydromethanopterin N-formyltransferase produces the protein MELNGVTIDDTYAEAFPTWVSRVIITAVTEDYAYKAAAEATGFATSAIGCPCEAGIEGFVPAEETPDGRPGYAILICAGKKKLKEQVVERLAECVLTAATTAVFDGLPEAEERIAVKLHFFGDGYEYQKEVGGRKCWAIPIMNGEYVGEEEFGIVKGVAGGNFFVMGENQMAALMGAQAAVDAIAGVFGVITSFPGGIVASGSKVGSKKYKFMAASTNEKYCPTLREKVEDSMVPEGVKAIYEIVIDGLDEDCVKEAMAEGIKAATKVPGVVFISAGNFGGNLGPFKIELKDLI
- a CDS encoding 4Fe-4S binding protein, whose protein sequence is MAFAVHVNMERCTGCNNCVVACPVDALELNTVDPVTTDKIYKVMNGKATVLDVDHELCAGCGVCVEACPYNVIRLVVGPMQSGPGAQTQA
- a CDS encoding 4Fe-4S binding protein; amino-acid sequence: MAIFPKFSKKRDGVNIINEQRLLQAVNHLILDSQRCTGCGICAESCPEDAITVSMVGATKRKNAIDYASPVNIDEVKCSYCGVCVVMCPFNSLTLKINGEERLPIIEKEGFPEYDMLATIDDEKCVRCTTCEDVCPRDAIDRDVPAFEGTVEDGRERQTALTAKTTFEVDTEKCTVCGICGSLCPAIDVKRKDFTAETGKVEGDVLWDEKLCDGCKVCVDACPEEAITVNREVEAKKLPGKVNIIEDDCCTCRWCATNCPTEAITVEKIFTGDIEFHAEKCPGGCSTCAEICPAHAIYLPSPSPAAQMKGQKEANIAVNKDLCILCGACVNACPGEDIIVLKRTGIRMKGKETDLFNRIKAKLFTPRTSMVKEDVKPGEVELKALENA
- the hdrC gene encoding CoB--CoM heterodisulfide reductase subunit C, which translates into the protein MEEKFQDRYFHTTDSNPEFLKDVEKLSRSIPHMCFQCGTCTGSCPSAPRSSYRIRKFVRRAVLGLEKESLTDPDLWLCTTCYSCTDRCPRDIAPTDVIMAMRNLAFKWDIVPRNFLKTIQLIYNTGHGVPNNDVNRAARVKLGLEAEPETTHKYPEYLPGIRKIMDHYHMKENADRILSEGEH
- the hdrB gene encoding CoB--CoM heterodisulfide reductase subunit B, translating into MQQYAFFLGCIAPNRYPGCEAAAIKTSRNLGIELLPLKGASCCPAPGAFGAVDLNVWYAMAARNIVLAEQMNKDIALICNGCYKSIYEVNERLKEDDELRDGVNEVLSEIDMEFKGSIDVYHLAELYYDSKICGPDKIRESVVRPLTGTKIAVHYGCHLLKPIKERRFDDAENPMWIEAIVEALGAEAVQYRNKMQCCGAGGGVRGFDIAHSLDITNEKLTNINEVGADAITEVCPFCQLQFDRGQIEIGEKFGIEWHIPVLHYNELLGLAQGMSPQELALDLHGIDCKPFLDKIL